CCCAGGATGGACAGTCCAGCCCCAAGGGTctcccacaccatcccaggatgggaattccagccctttGGGTCTCCTAAACCACACAGAATGGGAATCCCAGCCCCAATGGTCTCCCACCCTATCCCAGGATGGACATTCCAGCCCCTTGGGTGTCCCACACCATCCCAGGGTGGGAATCCCAGCCCTTTGGGTCTCATTTGCTTCTTTGGGACCCCTGGGATGGACATCCCGGCGCTTTGGAGTCCCGCAGGATGGGAATTCCAGCCTTTCAGGTCTCCTACACCAtggaattccagccccaaagctctcccacaccatcccaggATGGACATTCCAGCCCCAAAGGTCTCCCACCCTATCTCAGGATGGGAATTCCACCCCTTTGGGTGTCCCACACCATCCCAGGATGGACATTCCAGCCCCTTGGGTGTCCTAAACCATCCCAGGATGGACATCCCACCCCTTTGGGTGTCCCACACCATCCCAGGATGGACATTCCAGCCCTTTGGAGTCCCCCAGggtgggaattccagcccctcAGGTGTCCCACACTACCCCAGGATGGACATTCCAGCCCCTTGGGTCTCCTAAACCATCCCAGGATGGGAATCCCACCCCTTTGGGTGTCCCACACCATCCCAGGATGGACATCCCACCCCTTTGGGTGTCCCACGCCGCAGGGAAGGCCGTGGGACAGGGATCTCATCCCTAGGGATGTGGATTTGGATCGACGCCGTCTCTCCCCGGCAGGGCAAGGTGGAGGTGGAGGCTGGCAAGGAGTGCATGAAGTTCGAGGCGGGAGCATTTTCCTACTACGGAGTGATGGCCCTGAGCCCCGCTCCCGGATCTGGTGAGCGCCCCCAGACCCTCCCTGGGATCCCCGGGTCGGGAACGGGAGATTCCGGAGGTTCCGAACCCCCTCAGTGTCCTGGGGGACGGCACAGCTCCCCACGGAATCCTGGAATGCTTGGGACCACCCCAGTCCCACCCctacacctcccactgtgccaggggctccagcccggccttgggcacctccagggatccaggggcagccccagctgctctgggaattccagcccagcccctccccaccctcattccttcccaagatcccatttcaatctcccctttcccactgggaagccgttccctgtgtcctgtccctccatgccttgtccccagtccctctccagctctcctggagccccttcaggccctgcgaggggctctgagctctcctctgggcaacctcgccaccctcacaggcaaaaatcccatcccaaaatcccatccgAAGCAGCCCACgggatcctggaatggtttggggtggaagggaccttaaatcccatcccactgaaTCCCCTTCAATCgccttcccctgtcccagggcgctccagcccggcctggggcactcccagggatccagggatggcCACAACCCCTCTGGGAattccctcccagccaggaattccttcccaaaatcccacctatccctgccctctgggaATCCATTCCCTCCTCCTGGCCTtgccctctgcctgtgccccCAGCTccaattccagccccaattccaGGGTCCCTCTTTGCCCGGTGACGGGCGCTGGGCCATCCTCGCTGCCACCCCCAGGGTTGTGTCCCTCGTGTCCCCTCCAGGCCGTGCCAGCTCCTGGTGCCCACCCCGGTGCCTCTGGAGGATGGAAAACTGTCCCAGCATCACCCTTACCCCACAGAGatcctaaacctaaacctaaagGGATTCCAGAAACCCATTCTGCCTTTAGAACGGGGCAGGAAATGGGAATTAGGGGCAGGTTCTTAGGAGGGCTGAGCCAATGGGATCGGGAAGGTTGGGTGGATGATCCCGGTCTTTTTTACCCTGCAGAGatcctaaacctaaacctaaagGGATTCCATAAACCCATTCTGCCTTTAGAACGGGGTGGAAAGTGGGAATTGGGGGCAGGCTCTTAGGAGGGCTGAGCCAACGGGATCGGGAAGGTTGGGTGGATGATCCCGGTCTTTTTTACCCCTCAGAGatcctaaacctaaacctaaacctaaacctcAACCTCCACGAGGGAGCTCCAGAAACCCATTCTGCCTTTAGAACGGGGCGGGAAATGGGAATTAGGGGCAGGTTCTTAGGAGGGCTGAGCGAACGGGATCGGGAAGGTTGGGTGGATGATCCCAGCCCCTCTTACCCCGCAGAGatcctaaacctaaacctaaagGAATTCCAGAAACCCATTCTGCCTTTAGAACGGGGTGGAAGGTGGGAATATGGGGTGGGCTCTTAGAAGGGCTGAGCCATGGGGAGAACCAACAGGATCGGGAAGGTTGGGTGGATGATCCCAGCCCCTCTTACCCCGCAGAGATCCTAAACTTAAACCTAAACCTAAAGGGATTCCAGAAACCCATTCTGCCTTTAGAACGGGGCAGGAAATGGGAATTAGGGGCGGGCTCTTAGGAGGGCTGAGCCATGGGGAGAAACTATGGGATTGGGAAGGTTGGGTGGATGATCCCGGTGTTTTTTACCCCGCAGAGatcctaaacctaaacctaaacctcCACAAGGGAGCTCCATAAACCCATTCTGCCTTTAGAACGGGGTGGAAAGTGGGAATTGGGGGCAGGCTCTTAGGAGGGCTGAGCGAATGGGATCGGGAAGGTTGGGTGGATGATCCCAGCCTCTCTTATCCCGCAGAGATCCTAAACCTAAAGGAATTCCAGAAACCCATTCTGCCTTTAGAACGGGGCAGGAAATGGGAATTAGGGGCGGGCTCTTAGGAGGGCTGAGCCATGGGGAGAACCAACGGGATCGGGAAGGTTGGGTGGATGATCCCAGCCCCTCTTACCCTGAAGAGGTCCTAAACCTAAACCcaaacctaaacctaaacctcCACGAGGGAGCTCCATAAACCCATTCTGCCTTTAGAACGGGGTGGAAAGTGGGAATTGGGGGCAGGCTCTTAGGAGGGCTGAGCGAACGGGATCGGGAAGGTTGGGTGGATGATCCCAGCCCCTCTTACCCCGCAGAGatcctaaacctaaacctaaagGAATTCCAGAAACCCATTCTGCCTTTAGAACGGGGTGGAAGGTGGGAATATGGGGTGGGCTCTTAGAAGGGCTGAGCCATGGGGAGAACCAACGGGATCGGGAAGGTTGGGTGGATGATCCTGACCCTTCTTACACCGCAGAGATCCTAAACTTAAACCTAAACCTAAAGGGATTCCAGAAACCCATTCTGCCTTTAGAACGGGGCAGGAAATGGGAATTAGGGGCAGGCTCTTAGGAGGGCTGAGCCATGGGGAGAACCAATGGGATCGGGAAGGTTGGGTGGATGATCCCAGCCCCTCTTACCCCGCAGAGATCCGCTCTCCGTCCCACGTGAGCGGCCTGAACCGCTCGGCCTCGCTGAGCTACCACGAGCGCTCCGAGTCGGGCTCGTCGCCGGTCAGCGGCAGCAACAACCAGCTCAGCTCGGCCGGCGGCGCCCAGTACGTGGCCGACTTCAGCGTCCGCGCCCTCACCGACCTCCAGTTCGTCAAGGTGAGCCTTCCCATCCTCGTTAACCCGATCAggattggagaattaaccccgATTTCCAAACTCAGAACGGGGTGAGGAACCCGCCACCCAGCGCGTCCAGCTTGGGTGGAGCCTTTGGAGTGCCCAGGGTGATCCTTTGAAGGCCCTGCAAATaaatccctgcttttcttctcctaaCCTTGTCCAGGAAGCCGCTGCAAGGCACCAGAAGGGCCTTCAAGGTTCACTTTGGGCACTCCGAGCCCCTCAGAGGCTACACCCAAATTGGACCAACTTTTACgggtttggtccatttgcatatcggGGGTTAATCCTCCGATTACAGCTTCAGGTAATGAGGTCATTACCCCAAATTCGTTGCCCCCTTAACCCGCTTTGTGTACATATTTCAAAGCCTGGGACCGTGAGGTGTCCTTGAGCTTCAGGCCTAGAGAGGGTTTGTTTTATCTGAGCACAACGGGAGAACAGCAGCCACCAGTCCCTACGGACTTTTACCAAACCACCAAAGAATTACaagatctaaaaaaaaaaccccagaaaagctaaaatcctaaaGCACCACCACGAGGCCGAGGAAAACCCCTGGATCAGCCTCCCTGACCTCATCCCCGCTGTTTTCCCGGCGCAGATCACGCGGCAGGAATACCAGAACGGCCTGATGGCCTCGCGCATGGACAGTTGTCCCCAGTCCCCCGACAGCAACGCCCCCAAACCGGAGCCGGGCATCCCGGAGAAACCGGAGCCCGCGGCGCCCGCGGACGAGACCACGAGTCTGCTGAACGAGAGGAACTGCCTGAGCCGCCGGAGCAACCACAGTGCCCTGGAAAACTCCATCTgaccccggccccgccggcgcGCTCCAGACGGACGGCGCGTGCCCGGTGCAGGGACCCTTTATCCCGGTAGGACGAGCCGGGATGAGCCAGAGGAGGCGGCGGCGTGGCGGGGAacggaggaggagctgggatttgctgctgctgctgctgctttccagactGGCTTGTTTTGGAATTAATGGaagcggcgcgggcggcgcgaTCTCCGCCGGCACCGCGCCGACGGCTCAGGGAGCTTCAGGTCTCGTTTGCCGCCTTGGGGAGCCCCCCGGATGGACATCCCAACCCTTCCAGGAACCCTCCGGGATGGACATCCCAACCCTTCCAGGAGACCCGGGGATGGACATCCCAACCCTTCCAGGAGTCCCTCTGGGATGGACATCCCAACCCTTCCAGGACCCCCGGGATGGACATCCCAACCCTTCCAGGAGACCCTGGGATGGACATCCCAACCCTTCCAGGAGTCCCTCTGGGATGGACATCCCAACCCTTCCAGGAGACTCTGGGATGGACATCCCAACCCTTCCAGGAGACCCCGGGATGGACATCCCAACCCTTCCAGGAGACCCGGGATGGACATCCCAACCCTTCCAGGAACCCTCCGGGATGGACATCCCAACCCTTCCAGGAGACCCCGGGATGGACATCCCAACCCTTCCAGGAGANNNNNNNNNNNNNNNNNNNNNNNNNNNNNNNNNNNNNNNNNNNNNNNNNNNNNNNNNNNNNNNNNNNNNNNNNNNNNNNNNNNNNNNNNNNNNNNNNNNNNNNNNNNNNNNNNNNNNNNNNNNNNNNNNNNNNNNNNNNNNNNNNNNNNNNNNNNNNNNNNNNNNNNNNNNNNNNNNNNNNNNNNNNNNNNNNNNNNNNNNNNNNNNNNNNNNNNNNNNNNNNNNNNNNNNNNNNNNNNNNNNNNNNNNNNNNNNNNNNNNNNNNNNNNNNNNNNNNNNNNNNNNNNNNNNNNNNNNNNNNNNNNNNNNNNNNNNNNNNNNNNNNNNNNNNNNNNNNNNNNNNNNNNNNNNNNNNNNNNNNNNNNNNNNNNNNNNNNNNNNNNNNNNNNNNNNNNNNNNNNNNNNNNNNNNNNNNNNNNNNNNNNNNNNNNNNNNNNNNNNNNNNNNNNNNNNNNNNNNNNNNNNNNNNNNNNNNNNNNNNNNNNNNNNNNNNNNNNNNNAGCACAAGTTCCCTGGTGAACTCCAGTAAGTATTGGGAGaaggtttaattatttttgttaatcACATCTCGACGATCAGTTCCTAGGTCTTCCGCAGGgagattttagaagaaataataataataattaataataataattaataattaataataacaagaagccaggacagggacaggtttaaaaaaaaaaaaaaaaaaaaaaatcccttttttattaaatcttCCTCTATGCAAAACCCCCCCCTCACCCCCACCCCCACTTTTCCTCCTCCCCGGGAATTCCTATTTATTGTTCAGGTTTGATTTGTATATTTGGGGAGCTCGGGCCCCcgggggggatgggggggggcCGGGCTCCCCCTCCCGgttgtcccccctccccccgccgccgccccctcccGGTTGTGAAACCGACCGTGGAATTTtatttcatggggttttttgagggttttttttgccagATGGGTTAATAAAAATCTATATCTGTACCTGGGTGTGCtccgcgggggggggggggggggggccggtTACCGGGGAGGGCCCGGGGCCGCTTTAAAAGGACGCGGCGCCTTTAAATCTTCCCCGGGGCTTGTTTACAGCGCCAGGCTCCGCCCCCCGGAAGGCAGAGCGGGCGGTGATTGGCTGCGCTGCCTGAGGCGCGGTGGCACGCGATTGGTTACCGTGGGCGAAGGAGCGGTACCATATGGGAGGGCGAGAGGTGATTGGCTGCGGCGCAGATGGAGGCGGGACCACGGAGGAGAAGTGAGAGGTGATTGGCCAGAGGGAGGCAGTGGGCGGGGCGCAGCGGCGGGGTACGAAAGTAGAAGCGGCGTGAGGcgccgggaccgggaccgggaccgacACAGGGACTGGGATCGGGACAGACACAGAGACCGGGACAGACACAGGGACTGGGATCGGGACCGGGACAGACACAGGGACCGGGACCAGGACAGACACAGGTACAGGTACAGACACAGGGACCGGgatcgggaccgggaccggAATCGGGACCGGGACAGACACAGGGACCGGGATCGGGACCGGGACAGACACAGGGGCCGGGATCGAGAATGGGACGGGAATCGGTACCGAGACCAGGACAGAGACAGGTACAGACACAGGGATCGCGACCGGAACTCACTGCTCCAACAAACGCTGCTTTCCGCCATTTTAGTGCCTTCTTCAGGAAACAGAAACCCCTGGAAGGCGGCGGGGGGTCTGCACCTCCCTGCGGGGGGTAACCCCGGCAGGcgggcacaggtggcacaggtggcacaggtggcacagggacaaTGCCAGCCGTGTGTCTGTCCATGGGGGGTGGGGGCGGCTGTCTCGTGTCCGTCCCCTCAGGTGTCCAGCAGGTCCCACACGGCCGGGTGAGCCCCGTCCCGCGGGCTCCGGCCCCGGGCATCGCGGAGGGCGGCGAGGCCCGGGCGCTGTCGGAGCAGGAGGGCGCAGAGCTCGCGGTGCCCCTGCTCGGCGGCCTGGGGGGGGACACCTCCGTCACCCCCGGGTGACACGGACACCCCCGAGCCCCACACGCACCCCGTGGGAGGAgaacccccacccagtttgggcaGCGGATCCCCCCGTACCCCCCCACCCACCTTGTGGATAGTGTCTCCCCGTACCCCCCCACCTTGTCCGGGGGTCCCCACCTTGTGCAGCCCCGTTCTGCCGTCGCCGTCGGTGGCCGCGGGGTCGGCGCCGTGCGCCAGCAGCAGCTCGGTGACGGCCAGGTGGCCGCAGTAGCAGGCGCGGTGCAGCGGGGTGGCCCCGCCGGGGGTGCGGGCATCGCAGGGAGCCccccgctccagcagcagccggcAGACCCCCAGGTGCCCGTTCCGGCTCGCGTAGTGCTGGGGGCACGGAGGGGTGGGCGAGGGGTCCGCCTGTCCACCGGGACAGGGCCGGGACCCCCGTGCCCCGTACCAGGGCTGTGTACCCCGCCAGGCAGGGACCCCCGTGCCCCGTACCAGGGCCGTGTACCccgtgccccccgtgcccccgtACCAGGGCCGTGTACCCCGCCAGCCCGTGCCCCCCGTACCAGGGCCGTGTACCCCGTGCCCCCCGTACCAGGGCCGTGCCCCCCGTACCAGGGCCGTGTACCCCGCCAGGCAGGGACCCCCGTGCCCCCGTACCAGGGCCGTGTACCCCGTGCCACCCGTGCCCCCGTACCAGGGCCGTGTACCCCGCCAGGCAGGGACCCCCGTGCCCCCCGTACCAGGGCCGTGTACCCCGCCAGGCAGGGACCCCCGTGCCCCCCGTACCAGGGCCGTGTACCCCGCCAGGTCGGGCTCCGCGGGGTCCCCGCgccgctccagcagctgcagcacccgCGCCTCGTCCCCGTCCCGCGCCGCCGCCCAGATCCCTGCGGGCACCGGGGCTGGGTCAGGCAGGGACGGACCCCCGGGCCCACCCCGGACCCCTCCGGTACCGGTACCCCAACCCAGAGCCCCCCGAGCTCCCCCGGTACCGGTACTCGGGCCCTCCTGTACCCCCAGCCCCGGAGCCCCACGGAACCCCCCGGACCCCGCTCGAAGTCCATCTCGGACAGGCTCTGGTGCACGCTGGGCACGGCCACCCGTCCCGGGCAGCACGGACCGGGCATCGCCACCCGGCCGGGGCAGCACGGAGCGGGCGGCGAGCGGCGACCACCGGCCATGGCCCCGCCGGGAGCGGGGGGAACGGAAAGGGCCGAGGGGAGACGGAAAGGGCCGAGGGAAGACGGAAAGGGCCGAGGGGAGACGGAAAGGGCCGAGGGAAGACGGAAAGGGCCGAGGGGAGACGGAAAGGGCCGAGGGGAGACGGAAAGGGCCGAATAAGAACGGGAAAGGCCGAGGGAGATCGGGAAGTGTCGAGGGAAGCCGAGAAAGGCCGAGCGAAGGCGTGAAGAGCCGAAGAGATGCGGAAAATGCCGAAGTGGGCGGAAAGGGGGCGAGAAAGCGCCGAGTGAAGACGGAAAGAGCCGAAAGAGGATGAACGGGCCGGAAAATGCCGAAGGAAACCGGAAGGGCCGAAGGAAGACGGGAAGAGCCGAAAGCGGCCGAAGGGCCCCCTCTCCGGCCGTTAGGGCGCATGCGCACTCTCCAGTTCCCGCCCACCGCAGAGCCCCGATgccgccgccagggggcgccagCGGCCGCGCGAAGCCCCCTGAGGGGACCCGGGGATCCCGCCcggttttggggtccccaatccccccttcccccagcaatgGGGGTCCCAGGGCTCCCCTTCCCCACTATGGGACCCACGCTTCATCCCCCccggttttggggtcccccaggCCTCACCCCCCCCACCCAGAAGTGGGGGGTCCCAGCTCACcccttcctctgctctgggTCTCAGGGATCCCAGCCCGTCCTCCATGAGGTTCCAGGGATCATCTGCCcccagttttggggtccccagggatCACCCTCCCCAGCAATGGGGGTCCGGGGCTCCCCTTCCCCAGTTACGGAGTCCAAGGCTCCCATCTCCCCCCACTATGGGGACCCCAGGGATCATCCCCCCCGTTATGGGGTCCCCAAGCCTCACCCCCCCAGCAGCAATGGGGCTCCCAGCGCTCCCCCTCCCCGTTACGGggatcccagcactgccccgcgcccccagccccatttcccacgcCCCGGCCGCCCCCTGACCCCATTCCCAGCGCTCCCCCCCCCGGATCCCGGTCCCGtttctgctcctttcccagcagaGCCTCCCCGGGGACCCCCCCGCGCTGaccccgggcccggcccggccccccccgCCTGGGAACGGCTCCGCGTTGCCCTTTTATAGCCCCGCCGGAGCTTTTTCCGTGAGCTCAGCACGGGAGGGGGCCCAGAGCCCCCCCCCCAGAACCAACCGCGGCCCCCGCGGGCGCCGCTTTCAGAGAGAAATCCGGGATTTTCGGGTTTTTcgggttgcttttttttttttttttttggaactccttttattattaatataaaatactcACGTATTTAcagcaaataaatatatttcgGTAACAAATAAATTACACTGGGAGGAGGGGGGTTATACAAAAGGGGAGGGGGTCgtgcaggggaggggggggggacaggcggggagggagggggacaAACAGccaggggcagggtggggacagAGCCCTGGAGGGGGGACACGGGTGGGGAGGGGGGCGATAGAAAAGTCGTCAGGAAGAAAAACCGATCGGTTCGGAAATCAGCCCAAAAAAAACGGCCCGCGGCCACCGCCCGGGGGGGCGGGCACGGGGCCCGGGGGTCCCCAAGGTCTGTCCCTCCAGGGGGACGCGGTACCGAAGGCGGAAGCGGTGAccgggagcagctccggggcccaAGACGGGCACCGGGAGCCCGGAGGTGACGCCCGGAGGTGACGCCCGGAGGTGACACGGTGGCACGGCccccggggcagggctgggtgacagcgcTGTCCCCAGGGCGGGGTACCGGTGCCAGGGTGACACTTGTGTCCCCAGGGCGGGTGCCCAGGTGACAGTCCTGTGCCCAGGGTGGGAGTCCCATCCCCAAGGCAGACAGCGGTGTCAGGGTGACAATCCCCTCCCCAAGGCGGGCACCAATGCCAGGGTGACAATCCCATGCCCAGTGCAGGTACCGGTGCTGGGGGTGACGCTCCTGTCCCCAAGGTGGGCACCGGTGCCAGCGTGTCAGTCCCCAAGGTGGGCACTGCCTCTGGGGTGACCAtcctgtccccagggcaggTACCAGCACGGCACTCCTGTCCCCAAGGTGCGTCCCAGTGCCAGCGTGTCAGTCCCCAAGGTGGGCACTGCCTCTGGGGTGACCAtcctgtccccagggcaggTACCAGCACGGCACTCCTGTCCCCAAGGTGCGTCCCAGTGCCAGCGTGTCAGTCCCCAAGGTGGGCgccagcactggtggggtgacaaccctgtccccagggcaggCGCTGCGGTGACACCGCTGTCCCCAAGCCGGGTGCCGGGGTGCCCGCGCCGGGGTGCCCGAGCTGAGGTAGCGCTGTCACACCGACGACTCCTCGGGGTTGGAGTCGGGCAGGGGCTGGCGCTGCTGCAGCTTGCGCCGCAGCTCCTCGGCCAGGTCGGCGCAGGCCGGGCGCTCCTCGGCGCCCAGCGCCAGCCGGATGTAGCCGTTGGACGCGGAGCCGCGCAGGGGGCCCAGGTGGATGCGGGTGGGCGAGTGCAGCGGCTGCCCGGGGATGGCGGCGGGCGGCGATGCGGCACCGGGGCCGCCGTTGCGGCAGCAGGCGCTGCCGGCCGTGCTGGCGTGGCCCGGCACGATCTTGAGCGAGCCGTCCGAGTAGTAGTAGCTGGAAGGGTCCCAGAGCTTCTCGTCCGAGTCGGAGGCGGCGCTGGACACGAAGCGCGGGCTGGGCGGCTCCTTGGGCAGCTCGATGGGGTACACCAGGGTGCTCTCGATGGCCTTGGCGCCCTTGCCCAGCTCCTGGCGCAGCCGGCGCCACAGCGACAGCacggccagcagcagcagcaggcacagggcgCCCAGGCACACGGCCAGCACCCACACCACGCCCAGGCTCTCCAGCGGCGCCCGCGTCTCCAGcggcgcccccggccccgccagcaCGGCCACCCGGTACTCCTGGGCGGCCAGGCGGGCGCCCTGCTCCTCGGCCAGGCAGCGGTACGTGCCGCTGTGCTGCGCGCCCGCGCCCGGCACCACCAGCGCCCGCAGCCGCGCCTcgcccagcaccagcacctgcTCGGCCGCCAGCGCCCGGCCCTCGAAGGTCCAGAGCGCCCGCGCCAGGTTGGAGCCCAGGCGGCACGTGAGGACCAGGT
This portion of the Corvus hawaiiensis isolate bCorHaw1 chromosome 36, bCorHaw1.pri.cur, whole genome shotgun sequence genome encodes:
- the ANKRD39 gene encoding ankyrin repeat domain-containing protein 39 → MAGGRRSPPAPCCPGRVAMPGPCCPGRVAVPSVHQSLSEMDFERGIWAAARDGDEARVLQLLERRGDPAEPDLAGYTALHYASRNGHLGVCRLLLERGAPCDARTPGGATPLHRACYCGHLAVTELLLAHGADPAATDGDGRTGLHKAAEQGHRELCALLLRQRPGLAALRDARGRSPRDGAHPAVWDLLDT